ACCAGTGACTCAGTCTGCTTCAGGGTGCTGCTCATCAGCGATTGGCTTTCCTGCGCCTGACCTTTTACCTTGGCTGCAGAGTCGGCGGCCTGCTGGGTGTTATGGGCCATTTCCTGACTGGTGGCAAGCATCTGATGAATCGCCGCCGCCACGCTCTCGGTTTCCCGATGGATTTGTTCGCTGCTGCGATTGGCTGTTTCCACCGCCTGGCTGAGGGCCTGGGCATCTTCCGTCAGTTCATCGCCCATGGGTTTGATGTCTTTAATCAACTTACCGATTTTTTCGGCGAAGCGATTAAAGGCCTTGGCGAGGTGGGCCACCTCATCCTTGCCCTCGGTATTCAGTCTGGCGCCCAGATCGCCTTCACCGTCGGCGATGTCTTCCAGCGCATTAATGGCGTGGCTCAATGGCGAGGTGATGGAATGGTTCAGCGCCATAAAGAGGGCAAACAGCGGGGTGGAAATCAGCATCATAATGATGAGTGTGTTCCAGATGGCGGTTTCCATGGCGTCATTGACATCGGCCACAAAGGCGCCTGTGATAACCGTCCACTGCCAGGGGGTAAATTGACGGGCTTCGGCGAGCTGCGTACCTGTTTTGTTGGTATCCGGGTTCAGGGCTTCTATCGTAGCGCTTGCCTTGCCCTTGCTGCGGGCACCTGTAACCAGGCTTTGGATGGACCTGTCGCTTACCCGGCTGCCAATTTTTTGAGACTGCCCACCTGCAGCAAGAATTTGCCCCTCAGCGTCCACCACCATGAAGTAGCCGCCATTGCCATAGTGGGCAGCGTTGATAAGGGCTGCAACTTCCGTCTTGGCATCGGCCTCACTGAGGCGGCCTTGCTGGGCCTGTTGCCTGTGTACTTCAACCAGCGACAGCACTGTGTCCAGCTGACCGTCATTTTGCAGCCACTTCTGCTGTTCAAGGTTATTGTATTGTTCCTGGATATTGAAGGCAGCAAAGCAAAAGGTACCTATGGCTGCCAAAGCCAACATCATGATTAGGCGCTGTAAAATAGTTAATTTTCTGAGGAAGGCAATCATGGCCGTCTCCGTAAGCTTCAGGGCAGGCGAGAGTTTATCAGATAGCGTTGGTCAAACTGTGCGACCTTGGTGTGAATCCCCGGGCAAAAGTGTAAATCCGTGATCCTTGCCCAACTCCGTCGCTGCAAAGGCACCAGAGATATGGGTATCAACGCAGAATCAGGGTGTATAGTGGGAATAAACAGCGCAGGCACCAGTTGTTGACAAAACAGTCGCTTATCAGGTTAATCGTTTGTTTTGACTTTGATTTCAAGTGAATTTATGCGCAAGATTAACTAATTCAATCAAAAGGCGGATAAAGATGAGCGTTACTCAGATAGTTACCTCAGAAGACATATTGCTGAAACTCTGTCATTCAGTGTCCCATGTGCTGTCCCACACCAGTGGCAGCAGAGTTACCCACGCGGCCATGGTGCAAAATATCTCCCGCACCCGTTTAAAGCCGGATCTGGGCTGTTTCTCCATCTTTGATGGCGGATTTTCGGGTTTGGTGGTGATTAACTTCTCGGCCGCAGCCGCCGTGGAAATTTATCGCCGTTATATGCTCAACATGGGCATGCCAGAAGGAGAGTTGGCCTTTTCCCACACCTCAGATGAGGTGGGTAACGTCATGGGTGAGCTGATGAACCAGATCCTGGGGGACTTTATCGGTAAGGTATCCAAGGAACTGCAAACCTCCATCAGTCAGAGCCAGCCCAAAATGCTGACCATCAACAAAGAAATCACCATCTCCATCGACGCCAATCTGGATGAACCTGTGGTCCGCCGTGTGTCTTTTATGACCGAAAGCAATCACATCTTCTATCTTGAATTTGCCATGGACAGGACAGAGTTTGCCAAAACCCGTGAGTTTGAGCTGGATGAAGAATTCGATCCGGATTTTCTGATTGAGCAGCACGGCAACCCCAAGTCTCCCTGGTCACAGATGGCAGGTAAGGGCATAGTGGCCGATGATGCTGATGATTTGCTCGATGAGCTTGGGATCTAAAGTCGCTTGCTATACAAGGAATTGCACTTGATCTACCATGGGCTTGCCGTCCTGTGTCGGGGCGGTGGCCTGTGGCCCGAGCAAAAATAACAAGAGTCCTGTTATGGCGAGTAAAGCGACCTCTATCGATATTGCCTATCGGGCGGGTGTGTCCCAGTCCACGGTGTCCCGAGCCCTGAGGGACAGCCCCTTGGTGAGTCCGGAAACCAAAGAAAAAATCCGGGCCATCGCCCGCGAGCTTAACTACAAGGTAGACAAAAACGCCAGCAATCTGCGTACCCAGAACAGCCATACTCTGGCGCTGCTGCTTTGCGAAGACCCCACCAACGACGATTCCCTGATTAATCCGTTCTTTTTGTCGATGCTGGGCTCCATTACCCGGGCAACAGCCAAGCAGGGCTATGATTTGTTGGTGTCTTTTCAGCAACTTTCCAGCGACTGGCACGCCGACTACGAAGACAGCAACAAAGCAGACGGCATTATTCTGCTGGGCTACGGCGACTTTGTTGACTACGAGCACAAGCTGGAGCGCTTGCTGGCACAAAACACCCACTTTGTGATTTGGGGGGCGGAGCACAACAAGTCGACGGTAGCTTCCGTGGGCTGCGACAATCAGCAGGGCGGTTTGATAGCGACCGAACACTTGTTGTCCCTTGGTCGCAAGTCGGTGGCATTTTTGGGGGATGCCTCAAGCCACAGCCCTGAATTTCGTGACCGCTACCTTGGCCATGTCCGGGCACTGAAAGATGCCGGTCTTGCGGCAGATAAACGCTGCCAGGTGGATGCCATCAGCACCGAAAGTGCAGGCTTCGATGCCGCCAACAAGCTTATTCGAAAAGGGGCTCACTTTGATGCCATCTTTGCCGCCAGTGATTTGATTGCCATCGGTGCCATCAGGGCGCTGAAAGAAGCCGGACTTCGGGTGCCCGAAGATGTGGCTGTGGTGGGTTACGATGATATTCCGGTGGCCAGCTTTGCCAATCCGCCGCTGACCACCATAAAACAAAACACCCAGCTTGCCGGCGAGATGCTGGTGGAAAGTTTGCTTAAGCTGATTCACGGTGAGGCCGTGCCCCCAAGGTTAATCCCAACCAGTCTGGTGGTGAGGAAATCCTGCGGCATCGACCTGTGAACGAACAGAGCGATAGTCGCAACCAAAAAGGCGCCAGTGGGTATCCACCCAGTCATGGATGCAAAACCGGCGTTCGATAAACGCTATTTCCACCCATAAAAAAGGAGCCGCACGGCTCCTTTTTTATACAACAGCCAGCTTTACTTGGCGTCGTCCTCAGTTTGTGTAGCGAAGGGGTAGTGATCCCACACCTTGGCATCATGGACAGAACGCACCAGTTTCACGTATTCGGCGTGGGTCCAGGCAAGGGGCGTTGCCGAATTGGTGCCATCACCGGGGCGATAGCCAAAGCGCGTGTCATCGCCCACGCCGTCCCATACCTGCTCAGGCAGCATGCCGCCGCCGTTGGCAAGACTCTCCATGCCGGCCACGTAGGTATCAATCAGGCGGCGTTTATCGGCATCACTGAGCGGCTTGCCTCCCAACGTGGCTTTGGCGAGCTCATAATGGCCCCGTTCACCGGTAAAGAAGGGCCAAACACGACCACGCTGATTGGCACTGTTGCTGCCATTCTCGGCATAGTTGGCGCCAGTGACCGTATCTTCGCCGTAGCCATCGTTACCGTAACGCCTGAAGCCCGGGAATGCCTGTCCCTGCGCCGTGGTGAAGTCATAGCGGATGCGCAGATTGTCCTCAAGGGTCTTGTCATCCACCAGGGCCAGGGTATTGAGAATGAGCGGGTTGTCAGCGCCGCGCACGCCATAACGCACCAGCTCAAGGAAGCCACCATCGAGGATCTGACGCTGATCCAGCCCGGGACGACCATTGTTGTCGGCGAGTTTTGCGTCGGTATCCGGCGTGCCCTCAGGGGAAATACGCAGAATATAGGGTTTATCCGACAGTAACCCTTTGTTTGTTACCGTACGAGCTTCAAGCTGCTCGCTGTAGTTTGTTGCTGCTGCGAGGTATTTCTGCGCCCCTTCGCTGTCGCCGGCATGCTCGGCAAGGGCTGCGGCGGCCTGCAAGCCTGTGATCACCGCCGCCATGGTGGACGGTGAAAATCCGGCCTGTTCCTCCCAGCGTTCCTGTTGGGTACTTGGGGGAGTGATGGTGCGCTGATTCCAGTCGAGTTTGATATCACCGCCGCTGACCAGAAAATCGGCCGCGCTTTTGAGCATATCCTGATACCACAGGCGCGCCTCATCATCGCTAAGCTCACCGGCTTGCCACAGCTTCCAGCCGAGCATGATGGGCATGGCGGTTTGGTCCAGCTGCACAGCTACCCATTCGATTTGCCCATCCACATGGGTCTTTTGCAGGAACCAACCGGGGGCACCTTCGTAGCCTTTGAGTGCCGGGCCTGCCTGAATTTGTTTGAGGTATTCAAAAGCGACCTTGGGGGTTTGGGTATCGCCCAGCGCCAAAAATGCCATGGCGCACTGGTAGAAATCCCTTGGCCACACGGCCTTGTAGCCTGTGCTCGGGGTAACGGCAGGGATGGTATCGCCCCAGGGATTGGACAGGGACGCAATGAGCGCGCCTGCATGGGTTTTGTCTTCCTGCGCCTTGAGCACCATGGCACTTACGTTAAGGAGTCGGCCCTTATCAGCCGTGGCATCTCCCATGGTATTCAGTGCCGGCAATGACGCCAGATATTGGCGCCAACCGGGCGTGCTGTCGTTACCCCTGAAATCCTCTGCCAGCTTATCAAAGCCTGCAGTCAGGGACGCCCGGGCGTTGGCTGTCGCGGCATCAGCACCCTGGCCAAATCCCAGCACCATATCAAAGGTGAGGGTTTCGCCCCTGGCGAGTGTTTTCAGCTCCCCGGTGAGGGCCACGTTACCCACTTGAGGGGCCGCAGCATCGCTAAAGGTCTGGCTGTAGCCGGGCAGGGGAGCGCCCGCCATGATGGCCTCAACGCCACTGGATACCCCTTCAAAACCCACTTGTCGGCGCACGAAATCCGTGCTGATTTCCAGGCTTAAGGCGCTGGAGTCCTGTGCCTTGTCGGTGATCACAAAACCTTTGTCAGACAGATTTGCCAGATCATCTGCGCCGCCATTGTCGATGTGCGGATCGGCATACAGGAAGGGGGTAATGCCATCTTCAAGGGCCTCAATGGTGACCCGCATGATAAGAGAATCCCGATGGGGATCTGTGACTATCTTTTTCTCGATTCGGTATTTTTGCTCTTTATCGGTACTGGTGAGCTGGAGCGCGAGCGACTCAGGACGTCCTTTATCGTCGGTGTGCAAATAGTCCTGCCGGTGGTTGGCATCTTTTGCTTCGAAATCGACAAAATCCTTGCCCTTGATGATAAAGGACAGCTCACGCAGCTGGGCGTTGTGGATAAGACCATACATGGTTTCGGTCAGCACCCCGTTGGCGACCGAATACCACACCCGGCTTACCGGATTTTGTGCCGTGCCCGCGTAGGCACCGTCCACATAGGGCTCATAACTGGTCCCAATACCGGTCTTGCCCGCAAATGCCCATAGTGGGGTATTGCCGGGGGCGCCCGGTGCAACCTTCACGGCTGCCTTGGCATCTATGGGTTCCTGGGGGGCGGGCGCCTTTTCACAGGCTGAAACACCGAGCGCTGCCGCAATGGCAAGGCTCAGGGCACGAAGCGAAGAAGAATTGGTCACTGGCACGAAAACGTCTCCCTGAAATTTAGACCTGGTCGGCTGCATTGCTGCGCCCGGGTTCCTGCTCTCTGGCAGGGACAAAAAGCACAAATACGGCAGCCAGCACCATGGCGCTGCCACCGAGGATCAGTGCATAAATGGGTTCATTGCCAAACAGGCTCTTGAGGATAAAACCGAGCACTGTGGCGGCCACCAGCTGGGGGATCACAATGAAAAAGTTAAAGATGCCCATGTATACGCCGAGCTTGTGCCCCGGCAGGCTGGTGGAGAGCATGGCATAGGGCACAGACAGGATTGAGGCCCAGGCAAAGCCGACACCTATCATGGGCAGCCATAAAAGGGCAGGATCGGCAATCAGGTAAAAGCTCATCAGCCCAAGGCCGCCAAGACACAGGTTCATCATGTGAGCGCCCTTAAGGCCCAGCAGCATACACTGAAGGGGGATCACCATGGCTGCGAGGGCCGCGAAGCCGTTGTAAGAGGCAAAGAGCACACCTACCCAGTCGGCGCCGTCGTTATAAGCCTTTGAGAGCACATCGCTGCTGTGATAGTGAAATGAGGTGACTGCTGCCGTGGTGTAGATCCACATGGCAAACAGGGCGAACCAGGAGAAGAATTGTACCAGTGCCAGACGTTTCATTGCGTGGGGCATGTGGAAGAGGTCATCCACCACTTCAAATACCATCCCAAGCTTCCCGCTGCGCTTGCCCGCCGTGTTCAAGCGCTCGGCGCAGTACCATTGCAGTGGGCCAAAGGCGAACACGCCAAGCCCAAGCAGGTACAGCTGTTTATCGAGGTTAGCCATAAAGGTGGCGGCTGTGATGACAAGGCCCAGAGTGCTCCACAGGAGGGCACCCTTGCGGTAAGCCTCGGGAGTACGACCATGTTGGCGCTCAAAACCGGTCTGCTCGTGTCCTTTAAAACGGCTGAGTTCTTCCGGGCTGTATTCGCGGCTGCTGATAACGGTCCAGCCGACGGCGGCGAGCAGTACAACGCCGCCAAGATAAAAGGAGTAACGCACAGTGTCGGCAATCTCACCTTCCGGCGCGATATTCGACACACCGGCAAAGTTTGACAGCAGATAAGGAAGCGCAGAGGCCACCACGGCGCCTATACCGATAAAGAAGCTCTGCATGGCAAAGCCCTTTGCCCGCTGCGACTCAGGCAACTTATCGCCCACGAAGGCGCGAAATGGTTCCATGGCGATGTTGATTGAGGCATCCATTATCCACAGCATGCCGGCAGCCACCCACAGATAGGGCGAGTGGGGCATGATAAACAGCGCAAGCGTGGTGAGCACTGCACCGATGAGAAAATACGGGCGACGACGGCCAAAGCGGTTCCAGGTGTTGTCGGACAGATAACCCACGATGGGCTGCACCAAGAGGCCGGTGAGGGGGCCAGCTATCCACAGGATGGGGATATCATCGATGCTGGCACCCAGTGTCTGGAAAATACGGCTGACGTTGGCGTTTTGCAGTGCAAAGCCAAACTGGATCCCGAGGAAGCCGAAACACATGTTGAAAATTTGCCAGAATGACAGTGGCGGTTTGTCTCTGAGCGGGGATGTGTGGGAAGTCATAGGTGTCCTGTTGTGGGTGCTTTTACCGGAGTGAACTCACGGCAGCCCTTTTATTATCGGATACAAAAAATCAGCGGCGAGAGCCTCCCTCAGACGCTCGCCGCCCAAGACCTGTTCCCACTTCGTGGAAGCGAAGCCGGGCGAGGTACTCCAAAGCCGGAAGGTCCATTCTTCCGTAACGACCCAGCCCCCGAAGGGGCTCATAATCAGCGCATTCATCCTAAACGGCGTACAGGATAAGTGACAACTACTTACATACGTATTCATCCCCATGGAATAACCTGCGTGCAACATGCCCTTACGACTGTAAGTAATTGTTAATGGCTGAAATTGTTACAATTTCTGTTTTCCCGCTTGTGCTGTAATCTTTGGGTGTTAAGCTGCTGTTAGCTTTGACTGGAGGAGCCTGAATTGTACATTCCCGCCGCGATGAGCCTCAACGATGCCGAGGCCGTCAGTTTGATTGATAACTATCCGTTTGCCTTACTTATTTCCAACCAGCAAGGCCTGGTGGCAAGTCATTTGCCACTGCTGTTTGACAGTGACAGGCGACGGCTCATTGGGCATATGGCCAAGGCCAACGGTCAATGGCGTGCCCTGGATGGCCAATCTGTGTTGGTGGTGTTTTCCGGTCCTCATGCCTATATCAGCCCCCGCTGGTATGAGGGCTCACCCAATGTGCCTACCTGGAACTACACCGCAGCCCATGTGTATGGCACCTTTAAGTTGCTTAACCCCACAGAGGATGGTTTGAGTGTTGAAGCCGTGCTTAAACAAACCATCGCCAGATTTGAATCCGATCTGTGGCAGGATGAGGCTGTGATGCCCACAGACTATGTCGGCAAACTGAGTCAGGCCATCGTCGCCTTCGAGATAGTGGTAGAACGTATCGAGGCCAAGGCCAAACTGGGTCAGCAGCGAAAGATTGGCGATCAACAGGGGGTATCGGCGGCGCTCAAGGCCTCCGGACGGCTCGATGACAAGGCCTTGTACCGTGAAATGCAGCGGATGGGACTGGGGCTTGGTATCGAGTCTGACGCAGCTCCTGACCAGTAAACTCAGAGCTCAGCATTCATATCAACTAAACCTTGGATGGCTGGCCAAATTTGATTAAGTCCGGGCCCGGGAGCTGTCAGTTCCCGGGCCCGAATGTTTGTGAGGCATCATCGCCTCAGCGGCATCAGATTGCCCCGTTATTGGACAAGACTGACTCGCACGCCCCAGGGGGCAAGTTGCTTATTCTGATCTGCTGGAATACTGAGTACCGGCTTAAGGGTTTTCCCGTTGAGCGCAACATCGGCAGCGGCTTTGTCGGAAAAGTTTGCGCTGATGAGATATTGGCCCCGACGAAAAGCGAACACGGGGCCACTGGATGGCAGTATCTCAAGCGTTCCAGCGGACTTGATGGTGCCTGCAAGCTTCAACATTGCGCTGTAGGCTCGTCTGAGTTCGAGTTCACTGGGCAAACTGGCTGAGCCCAATGTGACATCCGGTCTCGGGTGTTGTCCTTTCTTGGCAGCCGAACGCTTTTCTTCATTGCTTGGCCGCTTCAGGTAACGGGCCATGGCCGGGGCGGCTACATAGTCGAATATGCTGGTGCGGCTGGGTTTACCAAAACCGCCGGTTTCGCTGCCATCTTCACCGAGACTCTGGCCGAAATACAGCAGGAATGGCCCTTCGGTGGCATAGAGGGATACCGCCAGTGATGGCAAGGCGCGCTCGGCACTACCCAAAAACTCGGGGCTGGCGATACGCTGTTCGTCGTGGTTTTCCAAAAAATGCAGCATATGGGGGGCGATGTCGCGGATTTCGGTTAAACGTTTTCCCAGTTGGGCGACATCCACTGTATCTGGATTGGCTATGCCGTGCTGGCTGACGGCCTTGAGACTGTCGTAGAGCCCGACCTTGTCGTACAGCAAATCCAGTTTGCCAAGACCGATAAAATCACGATAGCGGCCAGGCTCGTAAACCTCGGCAATCAGCAGGGCTTCAGGATTGATGGCCTTGATGTCGCTGGCCAGAAAGCTCCAAAAGGCGACGGGCACCATCTCGGCCATATCAAAACGAAAGCCATCAACGCCCAGACTTAACCAAAAACGACTGATGTCCCGCAGTTTGTACCAGGTATCGGGCAGGTTTTTCTGCGTGGCCCAAAAGGACTGATGCTGCTCGATAGGAGCAAAGGCAAGCGTTGCAGGTACCTCGGGGAAATCATGTTTGCCATCGGGTGTGACCCCGTAGTTGAGCTTCACGGTTTCATACCAGTCAGAGGCATCGGGTTTGGGGCTGGTGGCACCATTGCCGGTCCATTTAGCCGGGGATTCGTGAAAGTGCCCATCCTGTAGCGCCTTTACCTGATTGAGGCTCGCGGCGGGGGGGCGGTTTGTCTCGTCGGGGACCTCAAAGTCGGCGCCGGGTACATAATAAAAATTGTTGTTTCTGGCGTAGGCCAGGCGGGTGTCGTCGCCGGCGCCCAGGCTCTGTACGCCCTCCGGTGCAGATATGGATTGGTAATGACGTGCCACATGGTTGGGCACTATGTCGATAATGACCTTAAGCCCGGCCTTGTGGGTGCGCGTGATTAAGTCTTTGAACTCTTCCAGGCGGTTTTCGGGGGCGAGTGCCAAGTCGGGATTCACATTGTAATAATCGCGGATGGCGTAGGGGGAGCCCGCAAGCCCCTTGACCACATCGGCGTCATCACGGCTTATGCCGTAGGCGCTGTAGTCGGTGACAGAGGCATGATGCAAGACGCCCGTGTACCACACATGGGTTACGCCCATGTTTTGAAGGTCGGCCAGTACCACCTCATCGATATCGGCAAATTTACCGCTGCCATTTTCTTCAATGCTGCCCCAGGGGGTGTTGGTGAGGTTTTGATTGCCAAAGACCCGGGGCAAGAGCTGATACACCAGCGCAGATGGCGACGCCTCAGCAGCCTGATTACCTTGTGTACTCAGCAGAGGCGCTTTCGCTGACGCAACAAGGGCTGCTGACTCATTTGAGCCGGCATACGCACTGCCAAAGCCCAGCGGGATGGAAAGGCTGGCGACTGCCAGCAGGGGAAAACGGCTAAAAGACATAAATGCCATGGGGATTAAAACTCCAGCAGGGTAACGGGGGAAGACAGATTGAGTGTGGCAGGTAATGAAAAACGCCGGTTATCAAGCACACTCTTTACGTCCGTGTTCAGGGGAAGGTAATCGGTAAAACGCCCCATCTCCAGGCTCACAGGCTCTTTGTTTTTATTGTAAATAATCAGCAGGCTTTTGGCCCCCGGCACATCATCAGGCGCCAGGCGCAGCTGCACGTAAAGGCCCGGTTGTTGTTCGAATTGCGGCACAAAGTGGACCAGTTTACCCCGGTGCACCGCATCACTGGTTTTCCGGAAATGCAGCAGGGCACGGATAAATTCAAAGGCCGCTTTTGATTCGCCCGCCATGGCATCTATGTCGGATTTACCGAATGCGGCCTTGCCAAAGCCCGGCATGTCCGCCCGCACGGCGCCGTCGTTGCGACCCTCAACAGGGCTTTGCATGGCAAACTCTGTGCCGTAAAACAGCTGGGGCACCCGGTTTGACAAGATCACATAGGCAAGCGCCAGCTTGAACTTGTGCATATCGCGCCCAAGCAGGCTGTAGAGGCGATTGGTATCGTGGTTGCCTTCAAACAGCACCAGATTTTGGGCATTGGGATACAGCAGGTCGTTGGCAAGGGCCTCGTATAGACGGATAAAGCCTGTGCCCCAGCTCTCTTCTTCATTCACGGTCTGCAGCAGTACGTCATAGAGGGGAAAGTCCATAAGTCCCGGCAGAGAGGTTTGATAGCCATCGGGGTTTTGTTTACCGCTTTGCCAGTAAGACACTACCGCAGGATTGCCGCTCCATTCTTCCCCCACCATGTTGAAATGGGGGTATTCCGTCATGATGGCGGCGGAAAATGCCTTGAGAAAATCCTTATCCGAGTAAGACCAGGTGTCGATTCTCAGGCCCGACAGCCCGGCGTATTCAATCCACCAGAGGTTATTTTGAATCAGGTAAGTGGCGAGGTGGGGATTACGTTGATTGAGGTCTGGCATGCTGTCCACAAACCAGCCGTCGGTAAAGGCCGCGGCATCTTTGGGCGCGGCATAAGGGTCCTGAACCGCCGTGCGCCTGTGGCTGGTGTGCTGTGACTTGGGATTGACCCAGTCGTTAAAGGGTAAATCCTGCATCCAGGGGTGCCCGGACCCCATATGGTTGAGTACCACGTCCATGATGACCCCAAGGCCTTTATCACCGGCATTGCTCACCAGCGCCTGATATTGGCTGTTGCTGCCGAAGCGGGCATCGATTTGATAGAAATCGGTAATGGCATAGCCATGATAGGAATAAGCCGGCTGGCGATTTTCCAGCAGCGGGTTTATCCAAAGCTGGGTGATGCCAAGGTCGTTAAGATAGTCGAGCCTGCGCTCTATGCCCGCCAGATCGCCCCCGTGGCGGGCGTTGTCACGGCTGTTGCCAGGCTCGCTGTAGACCGGGTTATTGGGCTTGTCGTCAAAACCGGGCAGGTCATCGTTTGCCGTATCGCCATTGGCAAAGCGGTCGGGGGTGATGAGGTACATCACGTCCCTGTTGCTGTAACCCTGACGCTCGCTGCTGCCGGGTTGCCTTTCTCTAAGCTCGTAAGGGATTCTCAGCTCCGTTGCCGGATTGAGGGCGCTTTTGGGGAGGCTGAGCACCAGGGTGAGGGTGCCGGCACTGGCGGTAGAGAGGTCGAGCCTCACGAACAGGTAATTGGGGCTGTCTCCGGGGATGGTTTCAATTAGTTTTGCGCCAAGGTCATTTTCCAGGCGCAGGCTGCCGCGGGCTATGTCCTTGCCGGTGAGCATCAATTCAAGATGCGGATTCTGCATCCCAATCCACCAGTTCAGGGGCTCTATTTTCACAGAGTTCGGTGTTACCGAATGGCGGGACTGTTGCACCTGACTGAGGCTGATGGGATTGAGTGTATTGCTGTTTAATGCGTTTTCGTGCCCCTGCATGGGCACCGAGAGGGCGGCAAAGGATGTGGCCGCACTTAAGCCGAAAAACACCGTCAGGCACAGGCGCCGGCGGACGCTCG
The window above is part of the Shewanella litorisediminis genome. Proteins encoded here:
- a CDS encoding glycoside hydrolase family 13 protein — protein: MGQLTLSAQCAAIHTSVRRRLCLTVFFGLSAATSFAALSVPMQGHENALNSNTLNPISLSQVQQSRHSVTPNSVKIEPLNWWIGMQNPHLELMLTGKDIARGSLRLENDLGAKLIETIPGDSPNYLFVRLDLSTASAGTLTLVLSLPKSALNPATELRIPYELRERQPGSSERQGYSNRDVMYLITPDRFANGDTANDDLPGFDDKPNNPVYSEPGNSRDNARHGGDLAGIERRLDYLNDLGITQLWINPLLENRQPAYSYHGYAITDFYQIDARFGSNSQYQALVSNAGDKGLGVIMDVVLNHMGSGHPWMQDLPFNDWVNPKSQHTSHRRTAVQDPYAAPKDAAAFTDGWFVDSMPDLNQRNPHLATYLIQNNLWWIEYAGLSGLRIDTWSYSDKDFLKAFSAAIMTEYPHFNMVGEEWSGNPAVVSYWQSGKQNPDGYQTSLPGLMDFPLYDVLLQTVNEEESWGTGFIRLYEALANDLLYPNAQNLVLFEGNHDTNRLYSLLGRDMHKFKLALAYVILSNRVPQLFYGTEFAMQSPVEGRNDGAVRADMPGFGKAAFGKSDIDAMAGESKAAFEFIRALLHFRKTSDAVHRGKLVHFVPQFEQQPGLYVQLRLAPDDVPGAKSLLIIYNKNKEPVSLEMGRFTDYLPLNTDVKSVLDNRRFSLPATLNLSSPVTLLEF
- a CDS encoding alpha-amylase family protein, producing MAFMSFSRFPLLAVASLSIPLGFGSAYAGSNESAALVASAKAPLLSTQGNQAAEASPSALVYQLLPRVFGNQNLTNTPWGSIEENGSGKFADIDEVVLADLQNMGVTHVWYTGVLHHASVTDYSAYGISRDDADVVKGLAGSPYAIRDYYNVNPDLALAPENRLEEFKDLITRTHKAGLKVIIDIVPNHVARHYQSISAPEGVQSLGAGDDTRLAYARNNNFYYVPGADFEVPDETNRPPAASLNQVKALQDGHFHESPAKWTGNGATSPKPDASDWYETVKLNYGVTPDGKHDFPEVPATLAFAPIEQHQSFWATQKNLPDTWYKLRDISRFWLSLGVDGFRFDMAEMVPVAFWSFLASDIKAINPEALLIAEVYEPGRYRDFIGLGKLDLLYDKVGLYDSLKAVSQHGIANPDTVDVAQLGKRLTEIRDIAPHMLHFLENHDEQRIASPEFLGSAERALPSLAVSLYATEGPFLLYFGQSLGEDGSETGGFGKPSRTSIFDYVAAPAMARYLKRPSNEEKRSAAKKGQHPRPDVTLGSASLPSELELRRAYSAMLKLAGTIKSAGTLEILPSSGPVFAFRRGQYLISANFSDKAAADVALNGKTLKPVLSIPADQNKQLAPWGVRVSLVQ